A genomic window from Pungitius pungitius chromosome 12, fPunPun2.1, whole genome shotgun sequence includes:
- the atp2a1 gene encoding sarcoplasmic/endoplasmic reticulum calcium ATPase 1 isoform X1 — translation MENAHMKESPDVLTHFGVTEEIGLSPEQFKKNLEKYGYNELPAEEGKTIWELVVEQFEDLLVRILLLAACISFVLALFEDSEETVTAFVEPLVILLILIANAVVGVWQERNAESAIEALKEYEPEMGKVYRSDRKSVQRIKAREIVPGDVVEVSVGDKVPADIRLISIKSTTLRVDQSILTGESVSVIKHTDAVPDPRAVNQDKKNMLFSGTNIAAGKATGIAVATGVSTEIGKIRDQMAATEQEKTPLQQKLDEFGEQLSKVISLICVAVWIINIGHFNDPVHGGSWIRGAVYYFKIAVALAVAAIPEGLPAVITTCLALGTRRMAKKNAIVRSLPSVETLGCTSVICSDKTGTLTTNQMCVTKMFVIDKVDGDNVSLGQYDISGSKYTPEGEVTRNGSSVKCGQYDGLVELATICALCNDSSLDYNESKGIYEKVGEATETALSCLVEKMNVFNTEVRGLSKVERANACCSVIKQLMRKEFTLEFSRDRKSMSVYCSPAKSGKGPVGNKMFVKGAPEGVIDRCAYVRVGTARVPMTGPVKDHLLSVIKEWGTGRDTLRCLALATCDTPTRKEDMKLEDATKFINYETEMTFVGCVGMLDPPRKEVMGSIELCRAAGIRVIMITGDNKGTAVAICRRIGIFTEDEDVTGKAFTGREFDDLDLYDQKIAVRKACCFARVEPSHKSKIVEFLQGFDEITAMTGDGVNDAPALKKAEIGIAMGSGTAVAKSASEMVLADDNFSSIVSAVEEGRAIYNNMKQFIRYLISSNVGEVVCIFLTAALGLPEALIPVQLLWVNLVTDGLPATALGFNPPDLDIMGKAPRSPKEPLISGWLFFRYMAIGGYVGAATVAAAAWWFLYCDEGPMVSFHQLSHFMQCSEDNEDFEGIHCEVFEAAPPMTMALSVLVTIEMCNALNSLSENQSLVRMPPWSNLWLVGAMTLSMSLHFMIIYVDPLPMIFKLTHLNVEQWLMVLKLSFPVILIDEVLKFVARTYLEGKLNT, via the exons ATGGAGAACGCACACATGAAAGAGTCGCCAGACGTTCTGACTCACTTTGGCGTCACTGAAGAAATCGGCCTTTCACCCGAGCAGTTCAAGAAGAACCTGGAAAAGTATGGCTACAACG AGCTGCCGGCGGAGGAAG GAAAGACCATCTGGGAGTTGGTGGTGGAACAGTTTGAGGACCTGTTGGTCAGAATCTTACTGCTGGCCGCCTGCATCTCTTTT GTGCTGGCGTTGTTTGAGGACAGCGAGGAGACCGTCACTGCCTTCGTCGAGCCCTTagtcatcctcctcatcctcattgCAAATGCTGTCGTTGGAGTGTGGCAG GAGCGCAATGCGGAAAGTGCCATTGAGGCCCTGAAGGAGTACGAGCCCGAGATGGGGAAAGTTTACCGGTCGGACAGGAAGAGCGTTCAGAGAATCAAGGCCAGGGAGATCGTTCCCGGGGACGTGGTGGAGGTTTCCG TTGGTGACAAAGTGCCAGCTGACATCAGGCTCATCTCCATCAAATCCACCACCCTGCGCGTGGACCAGTCCATTCTCACCG GTGAGTCCGTCAGCGTGATCAAACACACCGATGCCGTGCCCGACCCCCGAGCCGTCAATCAGGACAAGAAGAACATGCTGTTTTCC GGAACCAACATCGCTGCAGGAAAAGCCACCGGCATCGCCGTCGCAACCGGCGTCTCCACTGAGATCGGAAAGATCCGCGACCAGATGGCTGCCACCGAGCAGGAGAAGACGCCTCTGCAGCAGAAGCTGGACGAGTTCGGAGAGCAGCTCTCCAAG GTCATCTCCCTCATCTGTGTGGCCGTGTGGATAATCAACATCGGCCACTTCAACGACCCCGTCCACGGGGGCTCCTGGATCCGCGGGGCTGTCTACTATTTCAAGATTGCCGTGGCTCTGGCTGTGGCCGCCATCCCCGAAG GTCTGCCCGCCGTCATCACCACCTGCCTGGCTCTGGGGACGCGTCGCATGGCCAAGAAGAACGCCATCGTCAGGAGCCTCCCCTCCGTGGAGACCCTGGGCTGCACCTCGGTCATCTGCTCCGACAAGACCGGCACCCTCACCACCAACCAGATGTGTGTGACAAAG ATGTTCGTCATCGATAAAGTCGATGGGGACAACGTCTCCCTCGGCCAGTACGACATCTCGGGCTCAAAGTACACCCCCGAGGGAGAAGT TACGAGGAACGGCTCGTCGGTGAAGTGCGGCCAGtacgacgggctggtggagctggCTACCATCTGCGCCCTGTGCAACGACTCCTCTCTGGACTACAACGAG TCGAAGGGCATCTATGAGAAAGTGGGCGAGGCCACTGAAACGGCGCTGTCCTGCCTGGTGGAGAAGATGAACGTGTTCAACACCGAAGTGCGCGGCCTGTCCAAGGTGGAGAGGGCCAACGCTTGCTGCTCT GTGATCAAGCAGCTGATGAGGAAGGAGTTCACCCTGGAGTTCTCCAGGGACAGAAAGTCCATGTCAGTTTACTGCTCTCCTGCCAAGTCCGGCAAAGGCCCCGTAGGAAACAAGATGTTTGTCAAA GGGGCTCCAGAAGGTGTCATTGACCGCTGCGCCTACGTCCGCGTGGGCACCGCCCGCGTACCCATGACCGGCCCGGTCAAAGACCACCTGCTGTCGGTCATCAAGGAGTGGGGCACCGGGCGGGACACCCTCCGCTGTCTGGCACTGGCCACCTGCGACACGCCGACGAGGAAGGAGGACATGAAACTGGAGGACGCCACCAAGTTCATCAACTACGAG ACTGAAATGACCTTTGTGGGCTGCGTTGGCATGCTCGACCCGCCCCGTAAGGAAGTCATGGGCTCCATTGAGCTGTGCCGGGCCGCCGGTATCCGCGTCATCATGATCACCG GTGACAACAAGGGCACGGCCGTGGCCATCTGCCGCCGCATCGGCATCTTCACCGAGGACGAGGACGTCACCGGCAAGGCCTTCACCGGCCGCGAGTTCGACGACCTCGACCTGTACGACCAGAAGATCGCCGTTCGGAAGGCCTGCTGCTTCGCCAGGGTGGAGCCGTCCCACAAGTCGAAGATCGTCGAGTTCCTGCAGGGCTTTGATGAGATCACCGCCATG ACCGGTGACGGAGTAAACGATGCCCCCGCCTTGAAGAAGGCGGAGATCGGCATCGCCATGGGCTCTGGCACTGCCGTTGCCAAGTCTGCCTCCGAGATGGTCCTCGCCGACGACAACTTCTCCTCCATCGTGTCCGCCGTCGAGGAGGGCCGCGCCATCTACAACAACATGAAGCAGTTCATCCGCTACCTCATCTCCTCCAACGTCGGCGAGGTCGTCTG CATCTTCCTGACGGCGGCGCTGGGTCTGCCCGAGGCTCTGATCCCCGTCCAGCTGCTGTGGGTCAACCTCGTGACCGACGGTCTGCCCGCCACCGCGCTGGGCTTCAACCCTCCCGACCTGGACATCATGGGCAAAGCCCCCCGCTCGCCCAAAGAGCCGCTCATCTCCGGCTGGCTCTTCTTCAGATACATGGCCATCGGAG GTTACGTTGGTGCTGCAACCGTCGCAGCAGCCGCCTGGTGGTTCCTGTACTGTGACGAAGGCCCGATGGTTTCCTTCCACCAGCTG tcccACTTCATGCAGTGCAGCGAGGACAACGAGGACTTTGAGGGGATCCACTGCGAGGTGTTCGAGGCTGCCCCCCCGATGACCATGGCTCTGTCTGTGCTGGTCACCATCGAGATGTGCAACGCACTGAACAG cttGTCTGAGAACCAGTCCCTGGTGCGCATGCCCCCCTGGAGCAACCTCTGGCTGGTGGGCGCCATGACACTCTCCATGTCCCTCCACTTCATGATCATCTACGTTGACCCCCTCCCC ATGATCTTCAAGCTCACTCACTTGAACGTGGAGCAGTGGCTGATGGTGCTGAAGCTCTCCTTCCCAGTCATCCTCATTGACGAGGTTCTCAAGTTTGTGGCTCGCACGTATCTGGAGGGTAAGCTAAACACGTGA
- the atp2a1 gene encoding sarcoplasmic/endoplasmic reticulum calcium ATPase 1 isoform X3: protein MNVTTGKHRSLERYCRIIERNAESAIEALKEYEPEMGKVYRSDRKSVQRIKAREIVPGDVVEVSVGDKVPADIRLISIKSTTLRVDQSILTGESVSVIKHTDAVPDPRAVNQDKKNMLFSGTNIAAGKATGIAVATGVSTEIGKIRDQMAATEQEKTPLQQKLDEFGEQLSKVISLICVAVWIINIGHFNDPVHGGSWIRGAVYYFKIAVALAVAAIPEGLPAVITTCLALGTRRMAKKNAIVRSLPSVETLGCTSVICSDKTGTLTTNQMCVTKMFVIDKVDGDNVSLGQYDISGSKYTPEGEVTRNGSSVKCGQYDGLVELATICALCNDSSLDYNESKGIYEKVGEATETALSCLVEKMNVFNTEVRGLSKVERANACCSVIKQLMRKEFTLEFSRDRKSMSVYCSPAKSGKGPVGNKMFVKGAPEGVIDRCAYVRVGTARVPMTGPVKDHLLSVIKEWGTGRDTLRCLALATCDTPTRKEDMKLEDATKFINYETEMTFVGCVGMLDPPRKEVMGSIELCRAAGIRVIMITGDNKGTAVAICRRIGIFTEDEDVTGKAFTGREFDDLDLYDQKIAVRKACCFARVEPSHKSKIVEFLQGFDEITAMTGDGVNDAPALKKAEIGIAMGSGTAVAKSASEMVLADDNFSSIVSAVEEGRAIYNNMKQFIRYLISSNVGEVVCIFLTAALGLPEALIPVQLLWVNLVTDGLPATALGFNPPDLDIMGKAPRSPKEPLISGWLFFRYMAIGGYVGAATVAAAAWWFLYCDEGPMVSFHQLSHFMQCSEDNEDFEGIHCEVFEAAPPMTMALSVLVTIEMCNALNSLSENQSLVRMPPWSNLWLVGAMTLSMSLHFMIIYVDPLPMIFKLTHLNVEQWLMVLKLSFPVILIDEVLKFVARTYLEGKV from the exons ATGAACGTTACAACAGGAAAGCATCGATCGCTGGAAAGATATTGCAGGattatt GAGCGCAATGCGGAAAGTGCCATTGAGGCCCTGAAGGAGTACGAGCCCGAGATGGGGAAAGTTTACCGGTCGGACAGGAAGAGCGTTCAGAGAATCAAGGCCAGGGAGATCGTTCCCGGGGACGTGGTGGAGGTTTCCG TTGGTGACAAAGTGCCAGCTGACATCAGGCTCATCTCCATCAAATCCACCACCCTGCGCGTGGACCAGTCCATTCTCACCG GTGAGTCCGTCAGCGTGATCAAACACACCGATGCCGTGCCCGACCCCCGAGCCGTCAATCAGGACAAGAAGAACATGCTGTTTTCC GGAACCAACATCGCTGCAGGAAAAGCCACCGGCATCGCCGTCGCAACCGGCGTCTCCACTGAGATCGGAAAGATCCGCGACCAGATGGCTGCCACCGAGCAGGAGAAGACGCCTCTGCAGCAGAAGCTGGACGAGTTCGGAGAGCAGCTCTCCAAG GTCATCTCCCTCATCTGTGTGGCCGTGTGGATAATCAACATCGGCCACTTCAACGACCCCGTCCACGGGGGCTCCTGGATCCGCGGGGCTGTCTACTATTTCAAGATTGCCGTGGCTCTGGCTGTGGCCGCCATCCCCGAAG GTCTGCCCGCCGTCATCACCACCTGCCTGGCTCTGGGGACGCGTCGCATGGCCAAGAAGAACGCCATCGTCAGGAGCCTCCCCTCCGTGGAGACCCTGGGCTGCACCTCGGTCATCTGCTCCGACAAGACCGGCACCCTCACCACCAACCAGATGTGTGTGACAAAG ATGTTCGTCATCGATAAAGTCGATGGGGACAACGTCTCCCTCGGCCAGTACGACATCTCGGGCTCAAAGTACACCCCCGAGGGAGAAGT TACGAGGAACGGCTCGTCGGTGAAGTGCGGCCAGtacgacgggctggtggagctggCTACCATCTGCGCCCTGTGCAACGACTCCTCTCTGGACTACAACGAG TCGAAGGGCATCTATGAGAAAGTGGGCGAGGCCACTGAAACGGCGCTGTCCTGCCTGGTGGAGAAGATGAACGTGTTCAACACCGAAGTGCGCGGCCTGTCCAAGGTGGAGAGGGCCAACGCTTGCTGCTCT GTGATCAAGCAGCTGATGAGGAAGGAGTTCACCCTGGAGTTCTCCAGGGACAGAAAGTCCATGTCAGTTTACTGCTCTCCTGCCAAGTCCGGCAAAGGCCCCGTAGGAAACAAGATGTTTGTCAAA GGGGCTCCAGAAGGTGTCATTGACCGCTGCGCCTACGTCCGCGTGGGCACCGCCCGCGTACCCATGACCGGCCCGGTCAAAGACCACCTGCTGTCGGTCATCAAGGAGTGGGGCACCGGGCGGGACACCCTCCGCTGTCTGGCACTGGCCACCTGCGACACGCCGACGAGGAAGGAGGACATGAAACTGGAGGACGCCACCAAGTTCATCAACTACGAG ACTGAAATGACCTTTGTGGGCTGCGTTGGCATGCTCGACCCGCCCCGTAAGGAAGTCATGGGCTCCATTGAGCTGTGCCGGGCCGCCGGTATCCGCGTCATCATGATCACCG GTGACAACAAGGGCACGGCCGTGGCCATCTGCCGCCGCATCGGCATCTTCACCGAGGACGAGGACGTCACCGGCAAGGCCTTCACCGGCCGCGAGTTCGACGACCTCGACCTGTACGACCAGAAGATCGCCGTTCGGAAGGCCTGCTGCTTCGCCAGGGTGGAGCCGTCCCACAAGTCGAAGATCGTCGAGTTCCTGCAGGGCTTTGATGAGATCACCGCCATG ACCGGTGACGGAGTAAACGATGCCCCCGCCTTGAAGAAGGCGGAGATCGGCATCGCCATGGGCTCTGGCACTGCCGTTGCCAAGTCTGCCTCCGAGATGGTCCTCGCCGACGACAACTTCTCCTCCATCGTGTCCGCCGTCGAGGAGGGCCGCGCCATCTACAACAACATGAAGCAGTTCATCCGCTACCTCATCTCCTCCAACGTCGGCGAGGTCGTCTG CATCTTCCTGACGGCGGCGCTGGGTCTGCCCGAGGCTCTGATCCCCGTCCAGCTGCTGTGGGTCAACCTCGTGACCGACGGTCTGCCCGCCACCGCGCTGGGCTTCAACCCTCCCGACCTGGACATCATGGGCAAAGCCCCCCGCTCGCCCAAAGAGCCGCTCATCTCCGGCTGGCTCTTCTTCAGATACATGGCCATCGGAG GTTACGTTGGTGCTGCAACCGTCGCAGCAGCCGCCTGGTGGTTCCTGTACTGTGACGAAGGCCCGATGGTTTCCTTCCACCAGCTG tcccACTTCATGCAGTGCAGCGAGGACAACGAGGACTTTGAGGGGATCCACTGCGAGGTGTTCGAGGCTGCCCCCCCGATGACCATGGCTCTGTCTGTGCTGGTCACCATCGAGATGTGCAACGCACTGAACAG cttGTCTGAGAACCAGTCCCTGGTGCGCATGCCCCCCTGGAGCAACCTCTGGCTGGTGGGCGCCATGACACTCTCCATGTCCCTCCACTTCATGATCATCTACGTTGACCCCCTCCCC ATGATCTTCAAGCTCACTCACTTGAACGTGGAGCAGTGGCTGATGGTGCTGAAGCTCTCCTTCCCAGTCATCCTCATTGACGAGGTTCTCAAGTTTGTGGCTCGCACGTATCTGGAGG
- the atp2a1 gene encoding sarcoplasmic/endoplasmic reticulum calcium ATPase 1 isoform X2: protein MENAHMKESPDVLTHFGVTEEIGLSPEQFKKNLEKYGYNELPAEEGKTIWELVVEQFEDLLVRILLLAACISFVLALFEDSEETVTAFVEPLVILLILIANAVVGVWQERNAESAIEALKEYEPEMGKVYRSDRKSVQRIKAREIVPGDVVEVSVGDKVPADIRLISIKSTTLRVDQSILTGESVSVIKHTDAVPDPRAVNQDKKNMLFSGTNIAAGKATGIAVATGVSTEIGKIRDQMAATEQEKTPLQQKLDEFGEQLSKVISLICVAVWIINIGHFNDPVHGGSWIRGAVYYFKIAVALAVAAIPEGLPAVITTCLALGTRRMAKKNAIVRSLPSVETLGCTSVICSDKTGTLTTNQMCVTKMFVIDKVDGDNVSLGQYDISGSKYTPEGEVTRNGSSVKCGQYDGLVELATICALCNDSSLDYNESKGIYEKVGEATETALSCLVEKMNVFNTEVRGLSKVERANACCSVIKQLMRKEFTLEFSRDRKSMSVYCSPAKSGKGPVGNKMFVKGAPEGVIDRCAYVRVGTARVPMTGPVKDHLLSVIKEWGTGRDTLRCLALATCDTPTRKEDMKLEDATKFINYETEMTFVGCVGMLDPPRKEVMGSIELCRAAGIRVIMITGDNKGTAVAICRRIGIFTEDEDVTGKAFTGREFDDLDLYDQKIAVRKACCFARVEPSHKSKIVEFLQGFDEITAMTGDGVNDAPALKKAEIGIAMGSGTAVAKSASEMVLADDNFSSIVSAVEEGRAIYNNMKQFIRYLISSNVGEVVCIFLTAALGLPEALIPVQLLWVNLVTDGLPATALGFNPPDLDIMGKAPRSPKEPLISGWLFFRYMAIGGYVGAATVAAAAWWFLYCDEGPMVSFHQLSHFMQCSEDNEDFEGIHCEVFEAAPPMTMALSVLVTIEMCNALNSLSENQSLVRMPPWSNLWLVGAMTLSMSLHFMIIYVDPLPMIFKLTHLNVEQWLMVLKLSFPVILIDEVLKFVARTYLEGKV, encoded by the exons ATGGAGAACGCACACATGAAAGAGTCGCCAGACGTTCTGACTCACTTTGGCGTCACTGAAGAAATCGGCCTTTCACCCGAGCAGTTCAAGAAGAACCTGGAAAAGTATGGCTACAACG AGCTGCCGGCGGAGGAAG GAAAGACCATCTGGGAGTTGGTGGTGGAACAGTTTGAGGACCTGTTGGTCAGAATCTTACTGCTGGCCGCCTGCATCTCTTTT GTGCTGGCGTTGTTTGAGGACAGCGAGGAGACCGTCACTGCCTTCGTCGAGCCCTTagtcatcctcctcatcctcattgCAAATGCTGTCGTTGGAGTGTGGCAG GAGCGCAATGCGGAAAGTGCCATTGAGGCCCTGAAGGAGTACGAGCCCGAGATGGGGAAAGTTTACCGGTCGGACAGGAAGAGCGTTCAGAGAATCAAGGCCAGGGAGATCGTTCCCGGGGACGTGGTGGAGGTTTCCG TTGGTGACAAAGTGCCAGCTGACATCAGGCTCATCTCCATCAAATCCACCACCCTGCGCGTGGACCAGTCCATTCTCACCG GTGAGTCCGTCAGCGTGATCAAACACACCGATGCCGTGCCCGACCCCCGAGCCGTCAATCAGGACAAGAAGAACATGCTGTTTTCC GGAACCAACATCGCTGCAGGAAAAGCCACCGGCATCGCCGTCGCAACCGGCGTCTCCACTGAGATCGGAAAGATCCGCGACCAGATGGCTGCCACCGAGCAGGAGAAGACGCCTCTGCAGCAGAAGCTGGACGAGTTCGGAGAGCAGCTCTCCAAG GTCATCTCCCTCATCTGTGTGGCCGTGTGGATAATCAACATCGGCCACTTCAACGACCCCGTCCACGGGGGCTCCTGGATCCGCGGGGCTGTCTACTATTTCAAGATTGCCGTGGCTCTGGCTGTGGCCGCCATCCCCGAAG GTCTGCCCGCCGTCATCACCACCTGCCTGGCTCTGGGGACGCGTCGCATGGCCAAGAAGAACGCCATCGTCAGGAGCCTCCCCTCCGTGGAGACCCTGGGCTGCACCTCGGTCATCTGCTCCGACAAGACCGGCACCCTCACCACCAACCAGATGTGTGTGACAAAG ATGTTCGTCATCGATAAAGTCGATGGGGACAACGTCTCCCTCGGCCAGTACGACATCTCGGGCTCAAAGTACACCCCCGAGGGAGAAGT TACGAGGAACGGCTCGTCGGTGAAGTGCGGCCAGtacgacgggctggtggagctggCTACCATCTGCGCCCTGTGCAACGACTCCTCTCTGGACTACAACGAG TCGAAGGGCATCTATGAGAAAGTGGGCGAGGCCACTGAAACGGCGCTGTCCTGCCTGGTGGAGAAGATGAACGTGTTCAACACCGAAGTGCGCGGCCTGTCCAAGGTGGAGAGGGCCAACGCTTGCTGCTCT GTGATCAAGCAGCTGATGAGGAAGGAGTTCACCCTGGAGTTCTCCAGGGACAGAAAGTCCATGTCAGTTTACTGCTCTCCTGCCAAGTCCGGCAAAGGCCCCGTAGGAAACAAGATGTTTGTCAAA GGGGCTCCAGAAGGTGTCATTGACCGCTGCGCCTACGTCCGCGTGGGCACCGCCCGCGTACCCATGACCGGCCCGGTCAAAGACCACCTGCTGTCGGTCATCAAGGAGTGGGGCACCGGGCGGGACACCCTCCGCTGTCTGGCACTGGCCACCTGCGACACGCCGACGAGGAAGGAGGACATGAAACTGGAGGACGCCACCAAGTTCATCAACTACGAG ACTGAAATGACCTTTGTGGGCTGCGTTGGCATGCTCGACCCGCCCCGTAAGGAAGTCATGGGCTCCATTGAGCTGTGCCGGGCCGCCGGTATCCGCGTCATCATGATCACCG GTGACAACAAGGGCACGGCCGTGGCCATCTGCCGCCGCATCGGCATCTTCACCGAGGACGAGGACGTCACCGGCAAGGCCTTCACCGGCCGCGAGTTCGACGACCTCGACCTGTACGACCAGAAGATCGCCGTTCGGAAGGCCTGCTGCTTCGCCAGGGTGGAGCCGTCCCACAAGTCGAAGATCGTCGAGTTCCTGCAGGGCTTTGATGAGATCACCGCCATG ACCGGTGACGGAGTAAACGATGCCCCCGCCTTGAAGAAGGCGGAGATCGGCATCGCCATGGGCTCTGGCACTGCCGTTGCCAAGTCTGCCTCCGAGATGGTCCTCGCCGACGACAACTTCTCCTCCATCGTGTCCGCCGTCGAGGAGGGCCGCGCCATCTACAACAACATGAAGCAGTTCATCCGCTACCTCATCTCCTCCAACGTCGGCGAGGTCGTCTG CATCTTCCTGACGGCGGCGCTGGGTCTGCCCGAGGCTCTGATCCCCGTCCAGCTGCTGTGGGTCAACCTCGTGACCGACGGTCTGCCCGCCACCGCGCTGGGCTTCAACCCTCCCGACCTGGACATCATGGGCAAAGCCCCCCGCTCGCCCAAAGAGCCGCTCATCTCCGGCTGGCTCTTCTTCAGATACATGGCCATCGGAG GTTACGTTGGTGCTGCAACCGTCGCAGCAGCCGCCTGGTGGTTCCTGTACTGTGACGAAGGCCCGATGGTTTCCTTCCACCAGCTG tcccACTTCATGCAGTGCAGCGAGGACAACGAGGACTTTGAGGGGATCCACTGCGAGGTGTTCGAGGCTGCCCCCCCGATGACCATGGCTCTGTCTGTGCTGGTCACCATCGAGATGTGCAACGCACTGAACAG cttGTCTGAGAACCAGTCCCTGGTGCGCATGCCCCCCTGGAGCAACCTCTGGCTGGTGGGCGCCATGACACTCTCCATGTCCCTCCACTTCATGATCATCTACGTTGACCCCCTCCCC ATGATCTTCAAGCTCACTCACTTGAACGTGGAGCAGTGGCTGATGGTGCTGAAGCTCTCCTTCCCAGTCATCCTCATTGACGAGGTTCTCAAGTTTGTGGCTCGCACGTATCTGGAGG